A region from the Clostridium beijerinckii genome encodes:
- a CDS encoding MarR family transcriptional regulator, whose product MDKKYKSNNDYETNLNLSTLVVFSRAEQKIHKMEYETIKAGGLTNSQFAVLEVLYHKGDLKICDIIEKILTTSGNITVVIKNLEKDGLVRKYADVEDKRSILISITDKGKKIMDTIFPNHVDNINNIFNILTIEEKLELKKILKKFRDISGV is encoded by the coding sequence ATGGATAAAAAATATAAATCAAATAATGATTACGAGACAAATTTAAATTTATCTACATTAGTTGTCTTTAGTAGAGCAGAACAAAAAATTCACAAAATGGAATACGAGACAATAAAAGCAGGAGGTTTAACTAATTCTCAATTTGCAGTTTTAGAAGTTCTTTATCATAAAGGTGATTTAAAGATATGTGATATAATAGAAAAAATATTAACTACTTCAGGTAATATTACAGTAGTTATAAAAAATTTAGAAAAAGATGGACTTGTAAGAAAGTACGCAGATGTCGAGGATAAACGATCAATTTTAATATCAATAACAGATAAGGGCAAAAAAATCATGGATACTATTTTTCCTAATCATGTTGATAATATAAATAATATCTTCAATATATTAACAATTGAAGAAAAATTGGAATTGAAAAAAATATTAAAGAAATTCAGAGATATTTCTGGTGTCTAG
- a CDS encoding pirin family protein, producing the protein MLKKIYNKNMGKSNLGWINSSFHFSFSEYYNPSNINFGKLRVINDDLIQAKTGFPMHPHNDMEIISYVIDGKITHKDSMGNIGELSRGEVQYMSAGTGVYHSEYNLGDEDLRLLQIWIYPDKKDYMPNYGEKKFNWSDRENKWLHMVSSIEGNAPVKIHQDVNIYAIYLEKNNEESLNVEQNRQAYLVQIEGSSIINGIELNEKDALEIVEENIKIKAKENSHFLVLEMKKE; encoded by the coding sequence ATGTTGAAAAAGATATATAATAAAAATATGGGAAAAAGTAATCTTGGTTGGATAAACAGTTCATTTCATTTTTCATTCTCAGAGTACTATAATCCTTCAAATATTAATTTTGGAAAGCTCAGAGTTATAAATGATGATTTAATACAAGCAAAAACAGGGTTTCCTATGCATCCTCATAATGATATGGAAATTATAAGTTACGTAATTGATGGAAAGATAACTCATAAAGATAGCATGGGAAATATAGGTGAATTATCTAGAGGTGAAGTTCAATATATGAGTGCTGGTACAGGGGTTTATCATAGTGAATATAATCTGGGAGATGAAGATTTAAGATTACTTCAAATATGGATTTATCCAGATAAGAAAGATTATATGCCAAACTATGGAGAAAAGAAATTTAATTGGAGTGATAGAGAGAATAAATGGCTTCATATGGTTTCAAGTATTGAAGGTAATGCCCCAGTTAAGATTCATCAAGATGTTAATATTTATGCAATTTATTTAGAAAAGAATAATGAAGAATCATTAAATGTAGAACAAAATAGGCAAGCTTATCTTGTTCAAATTGAAGGAAGTTCTATAATAAATGGCATAGAATTAAATGAAAAAGATGCTTTGGAGATTGTAGAAGAAAATATTAAAATTAAAGCAAAAGAAAATTCTCATTTCTTAGTATTAGAGATGAAAAAAGAATAA
- a CDS encoding ribonuclease Z, with protein MVDLLLLGCGGGMPMPNRFLSAVLLSYNGRKILIDCGEGTQVSMRIANTGFKTIDVICITHIHGDHIVGLPGLLATIGNSGRTDLLTIVGPEGITDTVNKLRVIANWLPYEINIIENPKETFEIHTEHINLNTKISTLELDHSSNCIGYSFDFERRPQFDVEKAMKNNVPKVLWSRLQKTERKIIFEGIKYTDEMIMGKERKGIKISMTTDTRPIKGIDKFIENSDCFICEGTYGDDEDLPKAIKNKHMTFREAATIAKNGKVQNLILTHFSTAMNEPEVYLNNAKEVFNNTIIGFDRYNVTLNFHND; from the coding sequence ATGGTTGATTTGCTTTTATTAGGCTGTGGTGGCGGAATGCCTATGCCAAATCGTTTTTTATCAGCTGTGTTATTAAGCTATAACGGAAGAAAGATACTTATCGATTGCGGAGAAGGAACACAAGTATCTATGAGAATTGCAAATACAGGATTTAAAACTATAGATGTTATTTGTATTACGCACATTCATGGTGATCACATTGTAGGACTTCCTGGATTACTTGCTACTATAGGAAATAGCGGTAGAACAGATCTTCTTACAATAGTAGGGCCTGAGGGGATAACAGATACAGTTAATAAACTAAGAGTAATTGCAAATTGGTTACCTTATGAGATCAATATAATAGAAAATCCTAAAGAAACATTTGAGATACATACTGAACATATAAATTTGAATACAAAAATATCGACTTTAGAATTAGACCATTCTTCAAATTGTATAGGATATAGTTTTGATTTTGAAAGGCGACCACAATTTGATGTAGAAAAGGCTATGAAAAATAATGTGCCTAAAGTTTTATGGAGCAGATTACAAAAGACTGAAAGAAAGATTATATTTGAAGGAATAAAATATACTGATGAAATGATTATGGGAAAAGAGCGAAAAGGCATAAAGATAAGTATGACAACAGATACAAGACCTATTAAAGGCATTGATAAATTCATTGAAAATAGTGATTGTTTTATATGTGAAGGCACTTATGGAGATGATGAGGATTTACCTAAGGCGATTAAAAATAAACATATGACTTTTAGAGAAGCTGCAACTATAGCTAAAAATGGGAAAGTTCAAAATCTAATATTAACACATTTTAGCACTGCTATGAATGAGCCAGAAGTTTATTTAAATAATGCAAAAGAAGTGTTTAATAATACCATAATTGGTTTTGATAGATATAATGTAACTTTAAATTTTCATAACGATTAA
- a CDS encoding FMN-dependent NADH-azoreductase: protein MSKLLYIKANVKPEGQSRTFKISDSFIEEYKKNNPSDEIITLDLNKENIDFLKGEDLGTVFGPKNEESRNHPVLKYAYQFAEADKYVISAPMWNLSVPAILKAYIDYVSVVGIAFKYTEQGPVGLLKNKKAVYVAARGGAYSGTPYEMDGIYLRTMLNFFGVQDVETIAAENLDVVGQDIDKIVQESISKAKEIAKKF, encoded by the coding sequence ATGAGTAAATTATTATATATAAAAGCAAACGTAAAACCAGAAGGACAATCAAGAACATTTAAAATTTCAGATAGTTTTATAGAGGAGTATAAAAAAAATAATCCTAGCGATGAGATTATCACTTTAGATTTAAATAAAGAAAATATAGACTTTTTAAAAGGAGAAGATTTAGGAACTGTATTTGGACCTAAAAATGAAGAAAGTAGAAATCATCCAGTTTTAAAATATGCATATCAATTTGCAGAAGCTGACAAATACGTAATATCAGCACCAATGTGGAATTTAAGCGTTCCAGCAATATTGAAGGCTTATATTGATTATGTAAGTGTAGTAGGAATTGCATTTAAATATACAGAACAAGGACCAGTAGGGCTTTTAAAAAATAAAAAAGCTGTTTATGTAGCAGCTAGAGGTGGAGCATATTCAGGAACTCCATATGAAATGGATGGAATATATTTAAGAACAATGCTTAACTTCTTTGGTGTTCAAGATGTAGAAACTATTGCAGCAGAAAATTTAGATGTTGTAGGACAAGATATTGATAAAATTGTACAAGAGTCTATAAGTAAAGCAAAAGAAATTGCTAAGAAATTTTAA
- a CDS encoding peptidase S8: MKKNINIERIFHDINYDNYIVQYQGDIETEISQKPDFYVTIINNEYAIVSVKKDIEINMSEETYVNSIVYVIPSDFYTLQDLSPIKASQANFLQTGSPFNLTGKGVDVALIDSGIDYLNEEFMDANGETRIEVIWDQTIITTEQDQDDSVPFGAVYGKNEITDAIRASREGKSPYEIVPSKDEIGHGTKMAGIIGATGKNPDLMGTAPECNFVVVKLMQDFSYEAQFLDTIVPVFNVTVIFAALQFLYEYALAKRKPMVIYFPLGSTLGNHKKEGALEEFIDLISSSRGIVVVTGTGNERDSGGHASGIVSKVSGVQAQTGIIELEASPEQKNIWIQIWIDMPNIMTIEIVSPSGESTGIMPIINNYTKNHTFIFEKTSIKVNYYFPEETTGDELIRIRFYNLQPGIWRLRVVANYILDGRYDAWLPQKGLTVGNTRFSFPDPFGTVTNPGNSIYIVTVAAYNQNNNNLVDYSGMAFLGEYIDRIDVAAGGVNALTVAPDNKTTVVNGTSVSAAVVAGVCAMLFQWGIVNGNDPYIYSQTIKAYLAKGAIARSGDIVPNPFWGYGILNVPAIFENIT, encoded by the coding sequence ATGAAAAAAAATATAAATATAGAGAGAATTTTTCATGATATAAATTATGATAATTATATTGTTCAATATCAAGGAGATATTGAAACAGAGATATCACAAAAACCGGATTTCTATGTAACAATAATTAATAATGAATATGCAATAGTATCAGTTAAGAAAGATATAGAAATTAATATGAGTGAAGAAACCTATGTTAACTCTATTGTATATGTTATACCATCAGATTTCTATACGTTACAAGACCTTTCACCAATTAAAGCATCGCAAGCCAATTTTTTACAGACAGGATCTCCGTTTAATTTAACAGGAAAAGGTGTTGATGTTGCACTTATTGATTCAGGAATTGATTACTTGAATGAAGAATTTATGGATGCTAATGGAGAGACAAGAATTGAAGTAATTTGGGATCAAACAATAATTACTACTGAACAAGATCAAGATGACTCAGTACCATTTGGTGCTGTATATGGAAAAAATGAAATAACTGATGCTATAAGAGCATCTAGAGAAGGTAAATCACCATATGAAATAGTGCCAAGTAAGGATGAAATTGGACATGGAACAAAAATGGCTGGAATAATTGGTGCTACTGGAAAAAATCCAGACTTAATGGGGACTGCTCCTGAATGCAATTTTGTAGTCGTAAAATTAATGCAAGATTTTTCATATGAGGCTCAATTTTTAGATACTATTGTACCTGTATTTAATGTTACAGTTATTTTTGCAGCATTACAATTTTTATATGAATATGCACTAGCAAAACGTAAACCAATGGTCATATATTTTCCACTTGGAAGTACTTTAGGAAACCATAAAAAAGAGGGTGCTTTGGAAGAATTTATAGACTTAATTTCTAGTAGTCGTGGCATAGTAGTGGTTACGGGAACTGGTAATGAAAGAGATTCAGGTGGTCATGCTTCAGGAATAGTCTCAAAAGTTAGTGGAGTTCAAGCTCAAACAGGTATTATAGAATTGGAGGCATCGCCAGAACAGAAAAATATATGGATTCAGATTTGGATTGATATGCCTAATATTATGACCATAGAGATAGTATCTCCTTCAGGAGAAAGTACTGGTATAATGCCAATTATAAATAATTATACTAAAAATCATACTTTTATATTTGAAAAAACATCAATTAAAGTTAATTACTATTTTCCAGAAGAAACTACTGGTGATGAATTAATACGTATTAGATTTTATAATTTGCAACCAGGTATCTGGAGACTTAGAGTAGTTGCTAATTATATTTTAGATGGGAGATATGATGCTTGGTTGCCACAAAAGGGATTGACAGTTGGAAATACTAGATTTAGCTTTCCAGATCCTTTTGGTACAGTTACGAATCCAGGTAATTCAATTTATATAGTAACTGTAGCTGCATATAATCAAAATAATAATAATCTTGTTGATTACTCTGGTATGGCATTTTTAGGAGAATATATTGATAGAATCGATGTTGCAGCAGGAGGTGTAAATGCATTAACAGTAGCTCCTGATAATAAAACAACTGTTGTTAATGGAACTAGTGTATCAGCAGCTGTGGTTGCAGGAGTTTGTGCTATGTTATTTCAATGGGGAATTGTTAATGGAAATGATCCATATATTTATTCTCAAACCATCAAAGCATATCTTGCAAAAGGAGCAATTGCAAGAAGTGGAGATATTGTTCCAAATCCATTTTGGGGATATGGAATTTTAAATGTGCCTGCAATATTTGAAAATATAACATAA
- a CDS encoding QueT transporter family protein: protein MHIRSLSKLEELNIKINGGFYVNNTKTVKRLVRTAIIAALYAAITLALAPISYGSVQFRVSEIMVLLAFFDPFYIGGLTIGCFIANILGPNGVADIMFGTLATFISVYAISLTGKFVKNNKASIIIASLWPTIFNGIIVGWMLNYLYQLPLILSISEVAIGEFVVVTIVGVPVIKFIQNKYDKLLIIKTMF from the coding sequence ATGCATATTCGTTCATTGAGTAAGTTGGAGGAACTAAATATAAAAATAAATGGAGGATTTTACGTGAATAATACTAAGACAGTAAAGAGACTAGTCAGAACAGCTATTATAGCAGCACTTTATGCGGCTATAACACTTGCGCTAGCACCTATAAGTTATGGATCTGTACAATTTAGAGTATCAGAAATAATGGTGTTGTTGGCATTTTTTGATCCATTTTATATTGGAGGACTTACCATTGGCTGTTTTATTGCAAATATTCTTGGCCCAAATGGAGTAGCTGATATTATGTTTGGTACATTAGCAACATTTATTAGTGTTTATGCTATTTCACTTACAGGAAAATTTGTTAAGAATAATAAGGCTTCAATAATAATAGCATCACTTTGGCCTACTATTTTTAATGGAATAATAGTTGGATGGATGCTTAACTATCTTTATCAATTACCACTTATATTATCGATTAGTGAAGTTGCAATTGGTGAATTTGTTGTAGTTACAATAGTTGGAGTACCAGTTATAAAATTTATACAAAATAAATATGATAAATTACTTATTATAAAGACTATGTTTTAA
- a CDS encoding 30S ribosomal protein S21 produces the protein MSEIKLRENETLEQALRRFKKQCSMSGVLAEVKKREHYEKPSVKRKKKSIEARKRKFK, from the coding sequence ATGTCAGAAATTAAATTAAGAGAGAATGAAACTCTAGAGCAAGCATTAAGAAGATTTAAAAAACAATGTTCAATGTCTGGTGTCCTTGCCGAGGTCAAAAAGAGAGAACACTATGAAAAACCAAGTGTTAAAAGAAAGAAAAAGTCAATAGAAGCTAGAAAGAGAAAGTTTAAGTAG
- a CDS encoding GNAT family N-acetyltransferase — MNITIKQVSIEDLESITRVESICFPATEAATNESLKQRINTFPKSFFVAEIDGKIIGFINGCIINGTAIYDELYENCTLHVPDGDYQTIFGLDVIPYYRNMGVAAQLMNYMIEISRLAGRKGLILTCKEKLIHYYTQFGYVNKGISDSIHGGAEWYDMILEF; from the coding sequence ATGAATATTACAATTAAGCAAGTATCTATAGAAGATTTAGAATCAATAACAAGAGTTGAATCAATATGTTTTCCAGCGACAGAGGCAGCTACAAATGAATCACTTAAACAACGCATTAATACATTTCCGAAAAGTTTTTTTGTAGCAGAAATAGATGGGAAAATCATTGGATTTATTAATGGTTGCATTATTAATGGAACTGCTATCTATGATGAACTCTATGAAAATTGTACACTACATGTTCCTGATGGAGATTATCAAACTATTTTTGGACTCGATGTAATCCCATATTATCGTAATATGGGAGTTGCCGCGCAGTTAATGAATTATATGATAGAAATATCAAGACTAGCAGGTCGCAAAGGTCTTATTCTTACTTGTAAAGAGAAACTTATTCATTACTATACACAGTTTGGCTATGTAAATAAAGGTATATCTGACTCAATACATGGTGGCGCTGAATGGTATGATATGATTCTAGAATTTTAG
- a CDS encoding desulfoferrodoxin → MMKGGYIMIAFYRCELCGNIVGLIKNGGGQLVCCGKNMTKLEANSTDAAQEKHVPVAERKDGKIYVTVGSVEHPMTEEHYIEWIAVVSDKGTEKVSLSPGEKPQAVFVDKGNAVVYAYCNLHGLWKTEI, encoded by the coding sequence ATGATGAAGGGTGGTTATATTATGATAGCATTTTATCGTTGTGAATTATGCGGAAATATTGTTGGTCTTATTAAAAATGGCGGAGGTCAATTAGTTTGTTGTGGTAAAAACATGACTAAGCTTGAAGCGAATTCTACAGATGCAGCACAAGAAAAGCATGTTCCAGTAGCAGAAAGAAAAGATGGGAAAATATATGTAACAGTAGGTTCTGTTGAACATCCAATGACAGAAGAACATTATATAGAATGGATTGCAGTGGTTTCAGATAAGGGGACAGAAAAAGTTTCATTGTCACCAGGAGAAAAACCACAAGCTGTATTTGTTGATAAAGGAAATGCAGTTGTGTATGCATATTGTAATTTGCATGGATTATGGAAAACAGAAATATAA
- a CDS encoding peptidase S8 and S53 subtilisin kexin sedolisin, translating into MPNLNECNLYYKDSPDYLVEYRGNFKEEIDKISYACGDIITNTIGIVSTSPQYLDQLLKDVPSITFIEPRSKFVVQDISPSNVDNINAIKINPYLDLTGRGILVGMIDTGIDYLNEEFIREDDTSKIASIWDQTIKETSDQQVYIGKIYSNDEINNAIKAYRNKQDPYEIVPSKDDIGHGTEIAGIIGARGYNKEFQGVASNCELVIVKLLESINYKNELQENGIKYTPIYNGSEILGGIEYLKNFAIRENKPMVIYLGVGTTEGSHDGNNMLSRYVSTIGKNRGIVVVTGVGNEGAAEGHVSGNIRQIGDVSTIELKISKEMKYFSFYIWVIKPNRASLNVISPNGEESNFIKAKINKVGTFDFVFFKTEMVVRYNVPEHYTGHEVIEVVFKNIKVGIWVFQLRGDYITDGKYNIWLPPKKTLPEDTKFLESNPFTTLTIPSTAKKVATVAYSGNDNALVASSGKGFNSSEVTINPDIATIGMNILTTKVAGGVTTVSGSSAATGIVAGACALLLEWGIINGNDKTMFAPKIISYLTYGADRSNFLYTYPNREIGYGFFDLLGTFNIISRSYRRGGDIVLDEKFIQYHVKNLFIRIPKMEELK; encoded by the coding sequence GTGCCCAATTTAAATGAATGCAATCTTTATTATAAGGATTCACCTGATTATTTAGTTGAATACAGAGGCAATTTTAAAGAAGAAATAGATAAAATATCATATGCTTGTGGGGATATAATTACTAATACTATTGGTATTGTGTCTACTTCACCTCAATATTTAGATCAACTTTTAAAGGACGTACCATCAATTACTTTTATTGAGCCTAGAAGTAAGTTTGTAGTTCAAGATATTTCTCCATCCAATGTGGATAATATAAATGCTATTAAAATTAATCCTTATTTAGATTTGACAGGTAGGGGTATACTAGTTGGTATGATCGATACTGGAATAGACTATCTAAATGAGGAATTTATTAGAGAAGACGATACATCAAAAATAGCTAGTATATGGGATCAAACTATTAAAGAAACTAGTGATCAACAAGTTTATATAGGTAAAATATATTCTAATGACGAAATCAATAATGCAATTAAAGCTTATAGAAATAAACAAGATCCTTATGAAATTGTACCTTCGAAAGATGACATTGGTCATGGTACAGAAATAGCTGGAATTATAGGAGCACGAGGATATAATAAAGAATTTCAAGGAGTTGCTTCAAATTGTGAGTTAGTAATTGTCAAACTTCTTGAATCGATTAATTATAAAAATGAATTACAGGAAAATGGGATTAAATATACTCCAATTTATAATGGCTCGGAAATATTAGGAGGAATAGAGTATTTAAAAAATTTTGCTATAAGAGAAAATAAACCTATGGTTATATATTTAGGCGTCGGTACTACAGAAGGTAGTCATGATGGTAATAATATGCTTTCAAGGTACGTGTCAACTATTGGTAAAAATAGAGGGATTGTTGTAGTTACAGGAGTTGGGAACGAAGGAGCTGCGGAGGGACATGTTTCTGGAAATATAAGGCAAATAGGAGATGTTTCTACGATAGAATTAAAAATATCAAAAGAAATGAAATATTTTTCCTTTTACATATGGGTGATAAAACCTAATAGAGCATCTTTGAATGTGATTTCACCAAATGGAGAGGAATCTAATTTTATTAAGGCAAAAATAAATAAAGTAGGAACATTTGATTTTGTGTTTTTTAAAACTGAAATGGTAGTTAGATATAATGTTCCAGAACATTATACAGGACATGAAGTTATCGAAGTTGTTTTTAAAAATATAAAGGTTGGAATATGGGTATTTCAGCTAAGAGGTGATTATATAACCGATGGTAAATATAATATATGGCTTCCGCCAAAAAAAACATTGCCAGAAGATACAAAGTTTTTAGAGTCAAATCCTTTTACTACTTTAACAATACCATCTACTGCTAAAAAAGTTGCTACAGTAGCTTATTCCGGAAATGATAATGCTTTAGTGGCGTCATCAGGAAAGGGATTCAATTCTAGTGAAGTTACAATTAATCCTGATATCGCCACTATAGGGATGAATATATTAACGACTAAAGTAGCTGGCGGAGTTACTACTGTGTCAGGCAGTTCAGCTGCTACAGGAATAGTAGCAGGGGCTTGTGCACTTTTACTTGAATGGGGAATTATCAATGGAAATGATAAAACCATGTTTGCTCCCAAAATTATATCTTATTTAACTTATGGAGCTGATAGAAGCAACTTCCTTTATACGTATCCTAATAGAGAAATTGGGTATGGTTTCTTTGATTTACTAGGCACTTTTAATATTATTAGTAGAAGTTATAGACGAGGTGGAGATATAGTTTTAGATGAGAAGTTTATTCAGTATCATGTTAAGAATTTATTTATAAGAATTCCTAAAATGGAGGAATTAAAATGA
- a CDS encoding homocysteine methyltransferase, producing the protein MGYNSKKLIELISKNSMILTEGAVVERLRRTFKIKPDDFIVYAGAIYDKTTREILKNIYKEYIDIGIKYKLPIMIMASTRRANKDRIKQSKYNNNNVNFDYIEFLNEIRAEYSEYKENIFIGALIGTKGDSYNVNEALKEEVAYEFHKYQCNIFKESKADFVFAGVVSSVNEAKGLSKAMEETKLPYIVSFIVNKKGELLDNTIINDAIKEIDKYYNPMTYMINCVHPKNVLLGLNMKENKTLIVRNRLKGIQANTSSLSPEELNNNAILQEDNFDELINGINELKSKFGFYILGGCCGTNAKHIEEIARIIGPYEK; encoded by the coding sequence ATGGGTTATAATTCAAAAAAATTAATAGAATTAATAAGCAAAAACTCAATGATATTAACAGAAGGTGCTGTAGTAGAAAGATTAAGAAGAACATTCAAAATAAAACCAGATGATTTTATTGTATATGCAGGAGCAATTTATGATAAAACTACTAGAGAAATATTGAAAAATATTTATAAAGAATATATAGATATTGGAATAAAATATAAGCTGCCAATAATGATAATGGCCTCTACTAGGAGAGCAAATAAAGATAGAATTAAGCAATCAAAATATAATAATAATAATGTAAATTTTGACTATATTGAATTTTTAAATGAAATACGAGCTGAATATAGTGAGTACAAAGAAAATATATTTATTGGAGCTTTGATTGGGACAAAAGGAGATTCTTACAATGTAAATGAAGCTTTGAAGGAAGAGGTAGCATATGAATTTCACAAATATCAATGCAATATATTTAAAGAATCTAAAGCAGACTTTGTTTTTGCAGGTGTTGTGTCTTCAGTAAACGAAGCTAAAGGGTTATCAAAAGCTATGGAAGAAACAAAGTTGCCTTATATAGTTAGCTTTATTGTTAATAAAAAAGGAGAGCTCCTTGATAATACAATTATAAATGATGCTATAAAAGAAATTGATAAATATTATAATCCAATGACTTATATGATTAATTGTGTTCATCCTAAAAATGTTTTACTTGGTCTAAATATGAAAGAGAATAAAACTTTAATTGTTAGGAATAGATTAAAGGGAATTCAAGCCAATACTTCATCTTTAAGTCCAGAAGAGTTAAATAATAACGCTATATTACAAGAAGATAATTTTGACGAATTAATAAATGGAATAAATGAACTTAAAAGTAAGTTTGGATTTTACATATTAGGGGGATGTTGTGGGACTAATGCAAAGCATATTGAAGAAATAGCTAGGATAATAGGACCATATGAAAAATAA
- a CDS encoding peptidase S41, whose amino-acid sequence MNKNWEEKWIEDIDYLKDSLREKHKNLFVNISREEFQKKALELKSNVNYLDYDEMKVELSRLVASIKDAHTAIYFPVERFIPLRFYCFSDGIYIIDVSKGYESLLYKKVTAIEDSLMEDIIEKLAQIVSHENKYFLKAQCAKYLQAADILYGLLICEDKKKIKITVENEIIEVETVRQNELNYLEKINVPLYAERPNENYWFKYMNEDKSLYIKYNSCRENEIPLKDKINSTINFIENNNINCITIDLRNNLGGDSTLLEPLVLYLKKNKNISKKRNLNVIIGRETFSSALLNAYELKNQCNAILIGEPTGGKPNCYGEILRFNLPNSKFNVSYSTRYYKLIEDDSMDALYPDKIVEETIDDFRNLLVSFVNINEEYKS is encoded by the coding sequence ATGAATAAAAATTGGGAAGAAAAATGGATTGAAGATATAGACTATTTGAAAGATTCATTAAGAGAAAAGCATAAAAATTTATTCGTCAATATAAGTAGAGAAGAATTTCAAAAGAAAGCTTTAGAATTAAAGTCGAATGTTAATTATTTAGATTATGATGAAATGAAAGTTGAACTTAGTAGGCTTGTGGCAAGTATTAAAGATGCTCATACGGCTATATATTTTCCAGTTGAAAGATTTATTCCACTAAGATTTTATTGTTTTAGTGATGGTATATATATTATTGATGTTAGTAAAGGTTATGAAAGTTTATTGTATAAAAAAGTAACTGCAATTGAAGATTCGTTAATGGAAGATATAATTGAGAAGTTAGCTCAAATAGTTTCTCATGAAAATAAATATTTTCTTAAGGCACAATGTGCAAAATATTTGCAAGCTGCGGATATTTTGTATGGCTTATTAATATGTGAAGATAAAAAGAAAATAAAAATTACAGTAGAAAATGAGATAATAGAAGTAGAAACTGTAAGACAGAATGAGCTGAATTATTTAGAGAAAATAAATGTACCATTATATGCAGAAAGACCTAATGAAAATTATTGGTTTAAATATATGAATGAAGATAAGTCATTATATATAAAATATAATAGTTGTAGGGAAAATGAGATTCCCCTAAAAGATAAGATAAATAGTACAATAAATTTCATAGAAAACAATAATATAAACTGTATAACAATAGACTTGAGAAATAATCTTGGTGGAGATTCAACATTGTTAGAGCCTCTAGTGCTGTATTTAAAAAAGAATAAGAATATAAGTAAAAAGAGAAACTTAAATGTAATTATAGGAAGAGAAACATTTTCTTCAGCACTTTTAAATGCTTATGAATTAAAAAATCAATGTAATGCTATATTGATAGGTGAACCAACAGGAGGAAAACCAAATTGTTATGGAGAGATATTAAGATTTAACTTGCCTAATAGTAAATTTAATGTCAGTTATTCAACTAGATATTATAAATTAATAGAAGATGATTCTATGGATGCACTATATCCAGATAAAATAGTTGAAGAAACTATCGATGATTTTAGAAATTTGCTTGTAAGTTTTGTTAATATCAATGAAGAATATAAAAGTTAG
- a CDS encoding cupin domain-containing protein, with protein MVFKNIDIKINDLGDGVSRKVLAHGGKIMGVEVSFEKNSIGAIHTHEHEQMSYVLEGKFKVTIDGKERILTKGDSFYAGKNIAHGVFSIEKGMILDVFTPQRDEFLNE; from the coding sequence ATGGTATTTAAAAATATTGATATAAAAATCAATGATCTTGGAGATGGCGTAAGCAGAAAAGTTTTAGCCCATGGTGGAAAAATTATGGGAGTAGAAGTTTCTTTTGAAAAAAATTCTATTGGAGCAATACATACTCATGAACATGAACAAATGTCATATGTTTTAGAAGGAAAATTTAAAGTTACTATTGATGGCAAAGAACGTATTTTAACAAAAGGTGATTCTTTTTATGCGGGGAAAAATATTGCGCATGGAGTATTTTCAATAGAAAAAGGAATGATTCTTGATGTATTTACACCTCAAAGGGATGAATTTTTAAATGAATAA